In Acidobacteriota bacterium, the genomic window TTCCGCCCCCCACCGCCGGCAGGTGCGCCAGCGATCCAAGTCCGCTGGCGACCATCACGAGGGTCAAACCACCCAGATTGATTCCGTTCATGGGGCTGCCGAGCGCCTGCGCCGCGCTCCAGTAGGTGGCCAGCACCAGCAGCCAGACCGCAGCGGTAGATAACAAGGCGAGCAGCAGATTCGGCAGATCGCCGATCACCGCCAAGGCTGAAATAAAGTGGTCAAAGATGCTCCGCAAATTCGCGCGGAATTTGTCTGGCAGCAACTGCGTCATGGCCCGAAGAATATTGCGGGCAATGGAAGGATAGTAGTGGAGGACAGTAAGGACACAGGAAAGACCAATAGTCATTACCAGAAGGACGACTCCAGCGCGACGAAAACTTTCGAGCAAGCTGCTCGCGGTGGTTCCCGCAGCAATAGCTGGCGGCCAAAGCCAGAGCGAGGCACCGAGCAAACCGACAATGGCGAGGCTATCCAGAATGCGCTCCAGCGTCCATGCACCAATCTGGGAGGAAACGGCCACACCTTCCTTCTTGGCGATCAGAAACGGGCGGATAAACTCACCCGGGCGGCCAACGATACCTACAATCGCAAAGCCGATCACGGTGGACACCAGCACATTTTTCAGGTTGGTCGCTCTCGTGGGACGCAGCATAACCTGCCAGCGGAGTGCGCGTAGCAGGTAAGTGGAGCCGATAAATAGAGTCGCCAGAATCAGGTAATAGGGATTGGCACTGGAAACAGTGCTCCAGAACCCAGGTGATTGGAACTGCTGAAAATGCGGATTGGAAGAAACCTGGTAGATTGCCCAGACAACTCCGGCTACCAGCACCAATCCCGCAATCAGGTATCGCTTGCGCATCTTCATTAGCTCAGGGCTGAGGGCTCCAGCGGCTCATGGCCAGGAACTCCGTCAGCCGACGGCGGTGGAACCGGCGAGAATTTTGTCTCCCGCTGGAAATGGAGACACCCGTTCCTCTAACCATAATGTGGGATAGGCGGCGGATTGAAAAGTGGCGCGAATGGAACGGAGCAATTCCGACCGTCTCTTAGGACAACCGAATTACTCCTTTTCCGTTGGCGGCGCAGTGGGGCGAGGTGGACGAGGGGAACGCGAATGCGACGATCCCCGGCGTGGTCGTCCGCCACCGCTGGGACCCCGTCTTCCGGGCTGTGCTGCCCCGCCCCGGCGGCGTGGTTTGGGTGCTTCCGGGCTGGCGGCAATTGCCCCCTTACTGGAGCTGGAAGCTTCGGCAATTATTTCAGGCGCACCCTGCAATGAGGCTGGAGCGGCTTCCGGCCGAATCACCACGGCTGCGGGCATTGGAGTGGTAGCTGGGACGTGCTTGGCCGCCCTCGACGGACCGTAAGAATCACGGCTGGGAGAAAACTGGACACCCGGTCGCACCCGCCAAATGGAGTCTGCATCGGGCTCCAGCCGAACCAAACCCACGTCCTGGGCATAGTTCAACAGCTCGGCAAACTGGCTGAAGCCATAACGCTTTTCATCGAACTCCGGTTCGACTCGCTGGACGTAATCCTTCACTTCGCTGAAACTTAATTCGCCCCACAGGTCATTCTCGTCAATCACCTTGAGCGACCGGAACAGAATGGGCAGCGCGTCCTCGGATTGCAGTAGCGGATCAGCGGGCGGATTGGCGACGGAGGCGGCAGGCTGCTCGACGAGCAACTGGCCGTCCACGCGCTTTATCTCGATCATGCGCTCCTTCTGCAGCATCTCCATGAACTGCCGGAAAGAGCTGGCGCCATAGTCGCGCTCCGTGAAGGTGGAGTCGAGCTGCATCATGGTGCTCTTCAGTAACCCAAGCTGCGGAGTTACTTCACGCCGCGCGATCACCTCTAGCGTGCGATAGAGGAGCGAAGCAACGTGGGAAAGTGGCAGCGCCGCGCTGGACCTTGGAGACTGCTGGGGCGACTGCTGGGGCGCGCGCGGTGATTGCATTTGGCGGGTTGGCCGCTGCGTGGACGCGCTAGGCGTTGGCGTACCCAACAGGCTTTCGTAGCTGATGAACTCGCGGCAATTGCGCTGCAATATGGTGCTCGTAAACGCCTTGCCCCCCACCACATAAACTGTCTTGTTGTATTGCTTGAGCTTTTCGACCAGCGAGATGAAATCGCTATCGCCGGAAACAATAGCGAAGGCGTCAATGTGCGGCTTGGTGAGAGCCATCTCCAGCGCATCCAGTGAGAGGTTGATGTCCGCGCCGTTTTTGTCGCCGCGCGGGCCGGGATGACGCTGGACCATCTGGACGCCATGTTGGGAAAGCGAACGGCTCATCTGCCCATGCCGAGTCCAGTCGCCATAGGCGATCTTGGTGAGAATCTCGCCGCGCTCTTTCAGTGCTTCCAGCACAGGAGAGACATCAAACTCGCGCCGCAGCGTATTCTTCACGCCAATCTCGATGTTGTCAAAATCAATAAAGACCGCAATGCGGTGTCGCTCTTCCATGAAAATCCTTTCTAAAGTGGCAAATACATATTGGTGCCGGTGTGGTCAGCGGCAGAGGACACTGAGGCTCGGATTAGTTTTTCCAGTCTGCGATAAAGACGTTGGTGTCGCCCTGCTTCGCGGCATTCCGATTGGAGCCAAAGACCAGCCGTTGGCCGTCGGAGGAGAACATGGGGAAGCCGTCGAAACCATCACTGTAAGTGATTCTCTCCTGCCCCTGGCCATCAATGCCTATCATGAAAATATCGAATTCGCGGCCACGCGGATCAGCCGTGTTGCTTGAAAATATGATGCGTTTGCCATCGGGATGAAAGAACGGCGCGAAATTTGCGGCGCCATTGCGGGTAATCTGCCGCTTGTTGCTGCCATCGGCATTCATCACGAACAGTTCCAGCTTGGTGGGCCGGATGAGACCATCTTTCAATAGCGCGCGGTAGTCATCCAGCTCTTTTCCATCCCCCGGCCCATTGCCAGGATGATGCGCACGGTAAACGATTTGCTTCCCGTCGGCGGAAAAGAATGCTCCTCCATCATATCCAGGCTCACTAGTGAGGCGACGAACGTTCGATCCATCGGAGTCCATGTAGTATAGATCCAGGTCGCCATCGCGCACCGAGGTAAAGACTATCTTCTTCCCATCGCGGGAGAGCGTGGCCTCGGCATCGTAGCCGGGCTGCTTGGTCAACTGTGTCAGTCCCGACCCATCCCAGTTCGCCGTGAAAATATCGTAGGAGTCATCGATAGGCCAAACATATCCGCGCGAATAGTCCGGCTTGGGAGGACACGCCGCGCTCTTCAAATGCGTTGACGAATAGAGAATGCGCTGGCGTCCGGGAAAAATGTACGAACAAGTTGTGCGGCCCTGGCCCGTGCTAACCAGGCGGCGCTGACCGCCCTGCACATCCATCAAGTAAATTTGGTCGCAACTCGCCGCGCCATCGTGGCCCTGATAGGTCAGCCAGCGATTGTCGTCGGAGAAGTAAGCTTCAGCATTCTCACCGGCAAAGGTGAGCTGGCGAACATTTCCAAAGTGGCTTTCCTGGGGATGCGCTAGAGCAGGCATGGCTTGAGTCTGAGGCTGAGATCGGACGGATAACGGCCAACGCCCGCCTGCTGCTGTGATTACAAGCAATAGAAAACTAGCGGCAATCATTAAGCCTGATCTCAATTTAATCATCGTCAAACCGGCCCCCACGCCATTTTCCTATTCTACTCCCGAATCAGGCACCGGGCTAATGACTGGGCATTCCATGAGAATATGGCGATCAGGCGGACTCGCCAACGCTTTCGGTGTAGTATGCCAGACCTATTGGTTCTTGAGACAAATTGAGACCTGCGGCCCATTGGATTACATGCCACCTCAGGCTACTTTGGATCAGGGGCCAGTGGATCTGATTTCCGACCCCCATTCCAAACCTCATCGCCCAAACCGGCGTATGGAGAGAATTGCGAGACGGGCATGACACATCAATTGGCGGAACTACAGGATATCCCAATAAAGGACATCCAAGTAATGAAGGCCAACGTCCGCCGGGTCGTCGAGTCACTGGACGTTTGCTGGCGCTGTCAAAACGTGACGGAATGCAATCGACACATATTGGGCAATCTCGTTCTGGTCTGGCTATGCCAAGGCTGTCTCACGGAGATGGAGCATCTGAATACGCCGCAAGAAGCCCGACCAAAGCGACAGAGAAAAGTATTGGCATAGTTCCAGTTGCTACGGCCTGTTACTACGGATTGACACAGACTCGCCTCATAAACGCTGGGATTCCCTCTTGCTACGGACCGTCCGCAACCGCGCAACGCCGTTATCCCCAAGTGTTCGGAAATTTCCTAGGTTTGACAGCCCTAATTACAGAATATAATCGATAGTGTCCATGAAGGAATTTTCTGCTTGAAGAGGGGTTCGGGATGACTACCCACAGAGAATTTCAGGAAATCAATTTAATCTATCAAACCATAATCGAGCGATTGCTTCGTTGCCCGCTTCCTTTGCCGGAAGTGGTACAACAAGCAGCCGCCGATGGGACGGCCCCTACCGCCGACGCAGGAGCTCCGCAAGAGGCTGCATCTTGGATCGAATTGCTGAATCTTGCCGTTACACCACATCTACTGCGAACGTACGTCTTGGAAAACAATCCGAAAGACTCCGCCCTGCGCTCACTCATCCGGTTTCTGGTCAGCAAGCCGTTGCATTCGCAGGAAGATCACGACAAGGTTGATTGGCTGGTAACCCATCTCTTTAGCATAAGAGAAGCTGGAAGCCAGCGTCCCACAGCCTGGCCTAAAATGGATGTCAATGAAATTCTTAGCGGCCTGGAGTTCCCCAGTCTTTCCATGCAGTCAGAAGACATGTTGATGGAAATGCCGGCCTTGATCGATGAGGTAAAGTACTTCCGGACTTTCAGCGAGATAACCGATTCCCACATCATTCGACGCGCGCGAGACATGAAGAATCTATTTGGCGAGTAATTTTTTCATCCCGCAGTATTAACGGCGGTCGTCAATTACAATCTATTCTTCGGGAAGCAGTTTAATGCTTTGTTTCAGGACACCTTGCGGCAGGTTCACGAATTTGCGAAATCAGACCCCAACACCGAGGCGCCGGACGAGCGAAAGTTGTTATCCAGCGACTATCGATTGACGGACACAGCCTTCAGCAACCTGGGCAGACATGGCCGCAAGGAGAGCAACGACCATTCGGCTGCGGGAAATCTGGCTTCCCAGCAGCTCTCGCCTGAGCAGCAACTGAAACAGATGGGAGTCGATGCAGAGCAGGAAAGCCTTTACCTCCGCAATCGCGTGGAAGAGCTGCTAATGCGCGTGCGCGGTAATGCCAATACCACTTCGATCCCCAACTCCTTCGCTCCGTTGCAGCTGGATGATTGGGAAGCTGGGGCGATGCGCAATCCATTTCCGGAAAGCGAGCAGAGCTTTCGCGCCGACTACGCTCGCGGCATAACCAGCGCCATTGCCATCGTCTTCAGTATCTACGAAGAGATCCCCCAGTACCTTGAAAAAAAGGGGACTGAATTTCTCTGGAAACGTCATCATGATTCGCTCGTTTATCTGCTTTATGAAGGACGCAACCACAAGGACTTCTTACTGCAACTCTCCGCATCCAGCGGTGACCGTGGCTTGAATGAAAAAGCCCGGCAACTGCAAACGACCGCCAATAAGCTCGGTGTGGGACTCGGTAAGGTTGCGGAGTTGTTCTAAACTTTTCTCCGCTCCACTACAATCTTAAATCACCGTGCGGATTCTGAAGCTTATTATTCAGGACGCCGGTTCTCCACCAGAGTGGACGACCCGTTGACGCTCCACCATTGGCCTGATAGGATGTCTTTTACTTGGATTTTCTCCTACTCATGGCCATTCTCCCCATTACCGAAGGTCTCACGTTTGATGATGTGTTGCTGCTTCCTGGCCTATCGGACGTTTTGCCTATTTCCGTCGACACCGCCACGTTCTTCACTCGCAACATTCGCCTGAACATTCCGCTATCCAGTTCCGCCATGGACACCGTAACCGAAGCGCCCTTGGCCATTGCCATTGCTCAACAGGGCGGGATCGGCATCATCCACCGCAACATGTCGATCGAGAAGCAGGTGCTGGAAGTGGATCGCGTTAAGCGCAGCGAGAGCGGCATGATCTCCGACCCGGTTACGTTGCCTCCGGATCAGAAAGTTTCGGACGCGCTGGAAGTCATGCGACGCTACAAGATCTCCGGCGTCCCCGTCACCCAAAATCGCAAGCTGGTGGGAATCCTCACCAATCGCGACTTGCGCTTCGAGACGCGCCTCGATCTACCCATCAGCGAAGTGATGACCCGCGAAAATCTGGTTACCGTCGCTGTCGGAACAACGCTGGAAGAAGCCGAGTTGATCCTCCAGCGCCATCGCGTTGAGAAATTGCCGGTGGTGGATGACCAGTACAACCTATGCGGGCTGATTACCGTTAAGGATATCCAGAAAAAGCGCCGCTATCCGCTGGCCGCAAAGGACGACAAAGGTCGCCTGCGCGTCGGGGCCGCTGTGGGCGCCACTGGCGATTTCGTGGAACGTGCCTTGGAGTTAGCCAATACCAAAGTGGACGTAATCGTCATCGACACAGCCCATGCCCACTCCACTCGCGTATTGGAAGCCGTCAGAACGTTGCGCCGGCAGCTTACCGGCGTCGACCTCATCGCGGGAAACGTGGCTACCTATGAGGGCGCTTTTGACCTGGCTAAACTCGACGTGGATGCCATCAAAGTAGGAATTGGGCCCGGTTCCATCTGCACCACGCGCGTGGTTACCGGCGCTGGCGTCCCGCAGATCACGGCTGTGATGGAGTCGTGCAGAGCCGCAAAGGACTCCGGTATCCCGGTAATCGCCGATGGGGGCATCAAGTTCTCCGGGGACGTCACCAAGATTCTGGCTGCTGGAGCTCACTCGGTAATGGTGGGAAATCTCCTGGCCGGCTGCGACGAAAGTCCGGGCGAGTTTGTTCTCTATCAAGGCCGCACGTTCAAGGCCTATCGCGGTATGGGGTCGCTCGGCGTAATGGAGACCGGAGTCAGCCGCGACCGTTACTCGCAAGATATGGTCCAGCGCGACAAGCTCATCCCGGAGGGCATTGAAGGCCGCGTTCCTCATAAGGGCTCGCTGGAATCAATGGTGCTCCAATTAGTCGGCGGCCTCCGCTCGGGCATGGGTTACTGCGGCGCGGCCACTCTCGAAGAGTTACGGACCAAATCACGCTTCGTGCGCATCACCACCGCCGGCTTGCGTGAAAGCCACGTTCACGATGTTATCATCACCAAAGAGGCTCCCAACTACCGCCTCGACTAACCCGCAGCAGCCAGTATCGACCGGTCTGTCCCCTTTGCTGGGCTGCTAATTGGACTTGACTGCCAGTGATGTCCCAGCCTTCCGCGGAATCGCAGAATCTTCCACGCACATCCCGATACGAGTTTCTTGATCTGCTGCGCGGCGTTGCCGTGTTGATGATGATCGATGGCCACGCCATGCGTGCCCTGCTCGACCGCCGGATTCGGGCGACCTTTGCCTATGACATCCATGAACTTTTTCACGGCCTGCCAGCACCGATCTTCCTGTTCGCCGCCGGAGCCGCGTTTGCCTTTACCCTGGAAACTTCAGCAGGTCACAGGAGAGTTGCCGATCCGACCGCCGATCGCAAACGGAATTGGCACCGGCGCCGGCGCCTGCTGAATGTCCTGCTGATGGCATACGGTCTGCAACTCAGCTATTTCTCACTTCGTCAAACGATTGCCTCCAGCACGCCAGAACAGTTTGTCATCCTGCTCAACTTCAATGTCCTGCAGTGCATTGTGATTAGCGTGCTGGCGCTGCGCTGGTTGAGCACGTGGGCTTCATCCCAAGAATCACTGGCGCGCATCTGCACCGGACTCGCCTTGGGAATGGGCTTGGCTACGCCGCTGGTCTGGGCCATCGCACCCAGTGTGCCGATGTGGCTGGGAACCGTACTGAGTCGACACTACAGCTCGTATTTTCCTCTATTTCCTTACGCGGCGTTTACGTTTGCTGGTGCGGCATGGGGAGTGCGCTTCCAGATGGCATGCACCCGCAACGAAGAGTCCAGATTTCTGCAGCGCACCATTGTTGCGGGCGGAGTGGGGATGGTGGTCTGCACATTACTGGCGGGCATTCCATGGCCACCGCTTTACGCGGAGTTTTGGTGGTCGAGCCCCTGGTATCTCTGGCTGCGGATCGGCCTGCTAGCGTTGCTCGGCGCGCTGTTTCGCAGAATGGAGACCGGTGCCGCGAGCACTCAGGGCAGCAATCATGGCAGGACGCTCCGTTTGCTGGCTCTGCTGGGCAGGCAGTCGTTCTATATCTACATTGCTCATCTGCTGGTCCTGTACGGATCGGCCTACAATCCCAGATGGAACATGCTCCGCAAGCTGGGAACGAATCTTCCCTTTTGGGAATCCGCCGTAGCCACGACCCTACTGGTCCTCGTTATGATCCTTTCCGCGATGTTCTGGGACTGGGCAAAGAAAACGCATCCGGTACGTGCCAATCAATTCAAATGGGCGCTGGCTACCTATTTAATCATCGTCTTCCTCATTTCGTAACCGGCGCTGGCCGCAATCGCTGTGCGCACAAAAAAAAGGGAGAGACTGAGTCTCTCCCTTCTCGCAATATACGCAACAATTTGCCAAACAAAGAAACTGACTTGAATACTCCTATTTCTCGGCCTTGGCCTTCTTAGCTGGGGCTTTCTTAGCAGGAGCCTTTTTAGCTGGTTCCTTCTTGGCTGGAGCTTCGGCTGCTGCCTCTGCTTCAGCGGGCGCTGTCTTTCCCCGCTTCTTCTTCTCTTTTTCAGTAACCTGTTCCTTCAGCTCACTGCCCACCAGTTCGACCATGGCCATATCGGCTCCGTCGCCGAGGCGTGGTCCGAGATGAATAATGCGCAGATACCCGCCGGTACGGCTTGAAAAACGGGGCGCCAAGGTATCAAACACTTTTTTTACAGCAAGTGGAGTTTGTAGAAAAGCAGCGGCTTGGCGGCGGGCATGAAGAGTCTCGGCCTTGCCCAAGGTGATCATTTTTTCCGCCCACGGACGCAACGCCTTGGCTTTGGTAACCGTCGTGGTAATCCGCTCATGCTCCATCAGCGAGGTCACAAGATTGCGGAGCAACGCCCTACGATGACTAGTGTTCCGTCCTAATTTCCATCCCGCTCTGCGGTGTCTCATAACCTATCTCTCAATCATTAATTTCGTTCTGTGCTATCCCGATCCGCCTGCGTGATCAGGATGCTATTCGCGGGTGGCTGCCGGCGCGATCAAGTTGCCGCGCTCATCGACTCGCATCCCAAGGCTTAAACCCATGCTTTGCAAAATTTCTTTGATTTCGTTCAGGGACTTGCGGCCAAAGTTTTTGGTGCGCAGCATCTCCGACTCACTCTTCTGAATCAGTTCGCCGATCGTTTGAATGTTGGCGTTCTTCAGGCAGTTGTAAGACCGCACCGAAAGCTCCAGCTCTTCCACGGAGCGATTCAAATTCTCATTGCGCAACTCCAGCCCGCCGGGCATGGATTCTTCATACGCCGTGGCGCGCTCTTCAAAGTTGATGAAGATGGCCATGTGGTCCTTCAACAGCTTGGCGGCCAAGCCGACCGAATCCTGCGGGGCGATCGATCCGTTGGTCCACACCTTCAAAGTCAGCTTATCGTAATCGGTAACCTGCCCAAGCCGCGCAGGCTCCACCGTGTAATTCACTTTGCGCACGGGAGAATGCACGGAGTCGATCGGGATGTAACCAATTGCCAAATCATCATCAAAGTTCTGATCTGCGCTAATGTAACCACGACCGTGCTTAATGCGGATCTCAACATGCAGCTTGCCACCTTCGCTAACCGTGGCCAGATAGATGTTCGGATCAAGTACTTCCACATCCGCATCGGTCTGTATGTGCGAGGAAAGGACTTTACCGGGCTTATCGATGATGATCGAAAGAGTCTTGGGTCGGTCACCATGCAAGCGCAGCGGAATTTGTTTGAGATTGAGAATAATGTCAGTGGCGTCTTCGACCACGCCGGGAATCGGAGAGAACTCGTGCAACACCCCTTCGATTTTTACAGCGGTAACTGCCGCTCCTTCAATCGAAGAGAGCAACACACGGCGCAGAGAATTTCCAACGGTGGTGCCAAATCCGCGCTCGAATGGTTGCGCGGAAAACTCGCCATAGGTTGGCGTCAGCGTCTCCAGATTGACCGCCAACCGCTTCGGTTTTTGAAAACCCTTCCAGAGCATCACGATAGTTTCTCCTGAATCTCACCCCGGAAAACAATATCCATTCGGTGCCAGCGGGTGTGGGATGAACCATCCGCCTCTCACCGTGCAGCGTCTTACGCTGCAACCAACTCTCGCCGCCTACTTCGAGTACAATTCGACAATGAGCTGTTCTTGAATCGGCTGCTGAATGTCAGAACGTGAAGGATTCGACAGTACCCGGCCACGCATATTGTCGCGATCCATCTCCAACCATTGAGGGACCGAGCGGTGCGACGAGCTGTCACGATTGGCCACAATCGTCTTATTTTCTTTGCTGTTGGCGCGGACTTCGATCACATCGCTCGGCTTGACCAGATACGACGGAATATTGACCTTGCGGCCATTCACCTGGAAATGCCCGTGACGAACCAACTGCCGAGCCTGCGCACGCGAGGTTCCCAGGCCAAGACGGTGAACAACGTTGTCCATGCGCCGCTCCAGATACTGCAGCAGCATCTCGCCGGTGATGCCTTTGGACACATCGGCTTTTTCGAAGTATCGGCGGAACTGACCTTCCAGTACTCCGTAGATGCGCCGCACCTTCTGCTTTTCGCGCAGTTGTAAGCCGTAACCGAGCATTCTCGGGCGGCGGTCTTTGCCATGCTGTCCGGGAGGAACATTGCGCTTCTCAATCGCGCACTTCTCCGTCTGGCAACGGTCACCCTTCAAAAATAATTTTGTGCCTTCTCGCCGGCACATCCGGCATACAGGACCAATATTTCTAGCCAAGCTTGCTTCCTCCTGCTGGTCTTGCACCAACTCTAATTTCAAATGTCATCGCCAAACCGAAGCCTGCAACACTACCATCTTCCGCAATCACACGCGCAATCGCGCACTCAACTCAAACTCTGCGCTTTTTCGGGGGGCGACAACCGTTATGCGGAATAGGCGTAACGTCGCGGATCGACTTAATGTCCAAACCCGACGAGGCCAGCGCCCTGATGGCGGATTCGCGTCCGGAACCAGGTCCGGTAACGCGCACATCCACAGTCCTGAGCCCATGATCGCGCGCGGCATGCGCAGCCGTCTGCGCCGCTTGCTGCGCTGCAAAGGGAGTTCCCTTGCGCGAACCGCGGAATCCGAGTGAGCCGGAACTTGACCAGGAAAGCACATTGCCGTTGAAGTCGGCGATCGTCACCAGCGTATTGTTAAAGCTGGCCTGGATATGCACAATGCCGCTGGTAACGTGCTTCCGCTCTTTTTTCTTGAAGGCTTTCTTTTTGCCTTTTTTCTCGACTACTGGCTTTGCCATTCCCGCTCCTACAATTTTCCGTCTCTGTTACTGACCAGACTGAGACACAACCTGGGATTCAGCCTAGGTCTTTGCGGACGCCTTCTTCTTGTTGGTAACCGTGCCACGTCGCGGCCCTTTGCGCGTTCGGGCGTTGGTGTGCGTACGCTGCCCGTGAACCGGCAAATTTCGGCGATGGCGGCTTCCCTTGTAACATCCGATCTCGATCAACCGGCGTATGTTCAGGGAAATTTCTTTGCGCAGCTCACCTTCCGTGGAGCCATCATCCTCCAGAATTTTGCGGATGCGCGCCACTTCTTCCTCGGTGAGATCCTTCACGCGTGTTTCAATATTTATTCCAGCGCGCTGGCACACCGAGTTGGAACGAGCCAGACCTACGCCATAAATGTAGGTCAACCCGATCTCCACGCGCTTTCCCAAGGGCAAATCCACGCCCACGATTCGCGCCATAATACTGCTCCTCCTGCACTTCAAATACTCGCGCTCAGTGAAAACCTGTTCGGACGCTGCCTCAACAAAACCAGGCGATTGCGGACACGCTATCTGCTAGCGTTAGCCCTGCCGTTGCTTGTGTTTCTTGGTGGCGCAAATCACCCGCACCACGCCTTTGCGGTGAATCACCTTGCATTTATCGCAAATTTTCTTGACCGATGCTCGAACTTTCATAATCCTAAAACCTCGTCTATTAGAGCCACCCGCAGTGCTGACTACGGTCGCGTCAAAACCCATGGACCGTTCTTTGTTACCACCACCGTATGCTCGAAATGCGCCGAATGGCTGCCATCTTCCGTTACCGCCGTCCACTGGTCCTGCAGGACGCGGGAGGCGTAATGGCCCATGTTTACCATCGGTTCGATGGCTAACACCATTCCCTCTTTCAGTTTCGGCCCCTGCCCCGCCGGCCCGTAGTTGGGAACCTTGGGGTCCTCATGGAGTTTGCGACCAATGCCGTGTCCGACAAACTCCCGCACCACTGAAAAACCATTTTTTACTACATGCTGCTCAACCGCAGCGGAGATATCTCCCACCCGATTGCCCAATCGCATTTGTTCGATGGCGGCTCCGAGCGACTCTTCCGTAACTTTCAGCAGCTTCTGCAACTCCGGGGTAATCGCACCCACGGGTACCGTAATCGCGGAATCACCGTAATATCCATCTACTTCAACGCCGACATCAATGCTAACGATGTCCCCTTCGCGCAATACTTTCTTCGGAGACGGTATACCATGCACAATCTCGTCGTTAACCGAAGTACAAAGAATGCAGGGGTAATTGTAAAGCCCCTTAAATGCGGCCTTGGCCCCGCGCTTGGCCAGCCACTTCTCCGCAGCAGTCTCCAGATCGAACGTCGAAATTCCCGGTCTCACATGGGCGCGCACTTCGTTCAGCAGCTCCCAAGTGGTCAGGCCAGCCCGGCGCATCGTCTCAATCTCCAAGGCTGACTTGCAGATAATCATCTCTCAAAGTCCTGAAACCGCCGCTCCGCTACGCTGCCCTTAAACCGCCGCGAGGAGCTTGCTCAGATCCTCCGTGATTTTTTCCGGCCGCTGCTCACCATCCAACTGGACCAGCCGTCCGTCTTTCCGGTAAAACTCAATGAGTGGCGCCGTCAGCAGTTCGTATGCAATCAAGCGCTCACGAATGGCGTCCTCGCGGTCATCCGAACGCTGGACCAACGCCGTTTGATCCAAATCGCAAACCAGATCCGCCGCTGGTGTTTTCGTTTTCAGGTTATACACCGCGTGGCACTTCGGACAGGTGCGCCGTGAACTAAGGCGCTCCACAATCAAGTCGTAGCTGACTTTCATGTTCACTACGACCGGGTCCTGCTGGCCGCGCGACGCCAGAATCTGCTTCAGCGTCTGGGCCTGTGCCACCGTGCGCGGATAACCATCCAACAAAAATCCGCTACTACAATCCGACTGGAGCAGCCTTTCGCGCACCATGCCGTTTACAATCTCGTCGCTGACCAGTTCACCGCGATCCATGGACGTCTTGGCCAGCATCCCCAGCGGGGTTCCTTCCAGGACATTCTCGCGGAAGATGTTACCCGTCGAGATATGCGGAATCCCCAGGAGCCGGGAAATCTTGATGGACTGCGTTCCCTTGCCTGTTCCAGGCGCCCCCAAAAAAATCAATGGCAGCGCGGCTCGAGTACTGACCTTCCAGTTCATCCGTCTCGATCGCTCCCGCAGGATGCTTCTCTCTTACATTTCCAGACCCGCGCTGTGCAGACTGGGAATCGCCAGGAGAAGACTAGCCGGCGATCACTTCCACTTTGCCACCTGCTTTGAGAATCTTTTCCTTCGCCGACTCGCTGAACTTGTGCGCTGAAACGGTTACAGCCTTTTTCAGCTCACCTTCCCCCAGCACTT contains:
- a CDS encoding flippase-like domain-containing protein gives rise to the protein MKMRKRYLIAGLVLVAGVVWAIYQVSSNPHFQQFQSPGFWSTVSSANPYYLILATLFIGSTYLLRALRWQVMLRPTRATNLKNVLVSTVIGFAIVGIVGRPGEFIRPFLIAKKEGVAVSSQIGAWTLERILDSLAIVGLLGASLWLWPPAIAAGTTASSLLESFRRAGVVLLVMTIGLSCVLTVLHYYPSIARNILRAMTQLLPDKFRANLRSIFDHFISALAVIGDLPNLLLALLSTAAVWLLVLATYWSAAQALGSPMNGINLGGLTLVMVASGLGSLAHLPAVGGGIQLATVLSLTHLFNVPVPVASSMALFVWVITYLLVLIPGLPLAAREGITWRSWSTLPQPSE
- a CDS encoding NYN domain-containing protein, producing the protein MEERHRIAVFIDFDNIEIGVKNTLRREFDVSPVLEALKERGEILTKIAYGDWTRHGQMSRSLSQHGVQMVQRHPGPRGDKNGADINLSLDALEMALTKPHIDAFAIVSGDSDFISLVEKLKQYNKTVYVVGGKAFTSTILQRNCREFISYESLLGTPTPSASTQRPTRQMQSPRAPQQSPQQSPRSSAALPLSHVASLLYRTLEVIARREVTPQLGLLKSTMMQLDSTFTERDYGASSFRQFMEMLQKERMIEIKRVDGQLLVEQPAASVANPPADPLLQSEDALPILFRSLKVIDENDLWGELSFSEVKDYVQRVEPEFDEKRYGFSQFAELLNYAQDVGLVRLEPDADSIWRVRPGVQFSPSRDSYGPSRAAKHVPATTPMPAAVVIRPEAAPASLQGAPEIIAEASSSSKGAIAASPEAPKPRRRGGAAQPGRRGPSGGGRPRRGSSHSRSPRPPRPTAPPTEKE
- the guaB gene encoding IMP dehydrogenase, whose translation is MAILPITEGLTFDDVLLLPGLSDVLPISVDTATFFTRNIRLNIPLSSSAMDTVTEAPLAIAIAQQGGIGIIHRNMSIEKQVLEVDRVKRSESGMISDPVTLPPDQKVSDALEVMRRYKISGVPVTQNRKLVGILTNRDLRFETRLDLPISEVMTRENLVTVAVGTTLEEAELILQRHRVEKLPVVDDQYNLCGLITVKDIQKKRRYPLAAKDDKGRLRVGAAVGATGDFVERALELANTKVDVIVIDTAHAHSTRVLEAVRTLRRQLTGVDLIAGNVATYEGAFDLAKLDVDAIKVGIGPGSICTTRVVTGAGVPQITAVMESCRAAKDSGIPVIADGGIKFSGDVTKILAAGAHSVMVGNLLAGCDESPGEFVLYQGRTFKAYRGMGSLGVMETGVSRDRYSQDMVQRDKLIPEGIEGRVPHKGSLESMVLQLVGGLRSGMGYCGAATLEELRTKSRFVRITTAGLRESHVHDVIITKEAPNYRLD
- a CDS encoding DUF1624 domain-containing protein, which produces MSQPSAESQNLPRTSRYEFLDLLRGVAVLMMIDGHAMRALLDRRIRATFAYDIHELFHGLPAPIFLFAAGAAFAFTLETSAGHRRVADPTADRKRNWHRRRRLLNVLLMAYGLQLSYFSLRQTIASSTPEQFVILLNFNVLQCIVISVLALRWLSTWASSQESLARICTGLALGMGLATPLVWAIAPSVPMWLGTVLSRHYSSYFPLFPYAAFTFAGAAWGVRFQMACTRNEESRFLQRTIVAGGVGMVVCTLLAGIPWPPLYAEFWWSSPWYLWLRIGLLALLGALFRRMETGAASTQGSNHGRTLRLLALLGRQSFYIYIAHLLVLYGSAYNPRWNMLRKLGTNLPFWESAVATTLLVLVMILSAMFWDWAKKTHPVRANQFKWALATYLIIVFLIS
- a CDS encoding 50S ribosomal protein L17 encodes the protein MRHRRAGWKLGRNTSHRRALLRNLVTSLMEHERITTTVTKAKALRPWAEKMITLGKAETLHARRQAAAFLQTPLAVKKVFDTLAPRFSSRTGGYLRIIHLGPRLGDGADMAMVELVGSELKEQVTEKEKKKRGKTAPAEAEAAAEAPAKKEPAKKAPAKKAPAKKAKAEK